DNA from Lactobacillus sp. ESL0791:
TGCTACTCAGGCATTAATGTAATCTAACAGTTGAAACATCACCTGTTTATTGGTTTCCGGTACCTTTTGCGCTAAAATTTGCGCGGCGTTCTGACCCAGAATTGAGCCTTCAATATACGGAAAATCATTAACAACCATCTCACGCACATTATTTGGCTTAGGCTCAAAATGGAATTGCAAGCCAATTACGCGATGCTTTAAGACAAAGCCTTGATTTTTTAAGCCAGTACTTGAAAAAAGCAGTTCTGCTCCCGCAGGAATATCAAACATTTCTTCATGCCAATGGAGTGCCAGTAATTTTTTCGGTAAAGCAGGAATGGTGCCGGTCTGCAAGTAAACTGGGGCCCAACCCACTTCTTTAACCGGAGACTTTGTAATTGCTGCTCCCAGCACTTTAGCGATTTGCTGCGCACCAAAACAGGCCCCAAACATGGGTTTATCTTCTGCAAGCAGCTGTTTGATCAGCTCTCGCTCCTGCTTAATCCATGGCAGATCATCATTGGGACTCATTGGCCCGCCCAAAATAACCAACATGTCGGTTTGGGCAGCTGTTGGCAGGTAGCCAAACCGGTAGGGATGATATGTATACACTTCATGGCCGCAGCTGTCCGCCCAATCAATAATTGACCCCGGCCCCTCATTAGGCGTGTGTTGTAAAATGTTTATCCGCATTGCTGTTCTCCTTTCAATTAGTTAGATTATAGCAAAAGAAAGGATGATTTTTTTGATCTAACAATCATATTTATGTTTAGTAAACTAATCCAGCAGATTCATTTGAAGAATTACTATGCTTTTTAACTAAAAATTGAATACTGGCTATTTAACACAAATTAAAAACTAGGCTGAAAAAAGCCTAGTTCCTTAATTTGACTACAGTAAATCTACCAATTTCACTATGAATTCACTATAGTTTTTACAATTTATTAATTTAGTTACGTTATTAATATCCGTGACAACATTTGATAATTCATCAAATACTTCACGAAATAGTTGCTTATTATTTGGATCAATTGCCAAAGCAATAATTAAAAAGACTTCATTGCCCCCACTCCACTTAATGCCATGCGAATTAATTATTATAAATCCGCTGCTTTTCTTCGCACTCATGTTTAAGGAATGCGGAATTGCAACCCTGCCAAATGCAGTTGATGACATTGACTCACGCTGAAATAGCAAATTAATAAAGCTCTCATCAACAACTCCTTGCTGAACAAAATTATTAGTTACTAATTCAAAAACTTGATCAATTGTTTTAAGATCATCGCTTACAACAAAATTTTTGCTGTCAAAAAAGCGAAGTAATTTTTCTTGAAAATGATCTTTCTTTATTTGATGCTGTTTGGTTGTAATCGCAACGTTTAAAGCCTGAATGTCATTTGCCAACAAAAATTGTGAAATTGACACCGTACTAATTTTCGAATCAACATAATCTGAATCAACTGAGATAAGTAAATCAATTTTATTCCCTAACTTCTTGATTTGATTAGGATCATAAATAATATCCTTGATATTAATATACGATGCTTCTAACCCTTGCAACTTATTGGATAAAACAGCTGCATTGTTATAATACTTGGGTATCATAATTGCTACTGCTAATTTTTGACGATCAGAAATTTGCTCAGCAATCGCATTTCCAACATGCATGGCAATATAAGCTATTTCGTTATCGTCAATCCTAATTTTAGCTTTCGTAGTAATTCTATGCGCAATAATTACTGCACATTCATAAATTGTCGGCGAATAGAACTTAATATTTTTAGCAATAGGATTATAATTGCTTTTTTGCTGCCTAGATCTAGTAATCAGCCTATCCAAATGCATCGAAAAGAATTTCTTAAAAGAAGCAATATCAAGGTTAATTTCATAATTTTTCCAGACATAATCAATTAAATCCATTACTAAGGCTCTTGTTTCTGATGAAATATTTTCTGCAAAATCAGCTTTATTATTTAAAGCGCCTTGAATAATTAGTGCCAATTCGTACCGATCTAATACCGAAAATTGAATATTGAATTCATCAGCTACCCTGTCAACTATCTGCAACCCCAATTTATTGTTCTTAAAATCAAAATCAACACTGCCATTATTAATTTCATGTCCTTGGTTTATCCGGTCAATCGCAATAACAAAGTGAAGTAATATATTGTTCACGTCAAAAGTATTTAAATATATATTCTCTTTTGAGCTTTCTTCTAAAATTATTTTTTTTAATTTATCAACGTCTATCTGCGGAAAATTTTTTTGGATGATATCTTGGTTATTAAACGAGCCTGCACTTTCACTATAAATTAATGAGCTTAACAAATGACGTTTTTGACTTTCATTGCCTACTAGTGACCAAAAATCACCATTTCGCTGTAGTTCAAGCCCAAAAGGCTTAATTTTAGATTGAACTTTTTTAAAGTCCTGTAAAATCGCTGATTCACTTACAAAAAGCTTTTCAGACAGATCATATAAATTAACTGCGGAAGAATTTTTGACAAAAAAGTTAATAATAAAATTTACCCTTTCCTTACTTGTTCTTGGAACACAATTTTTTTCGTGATCATGTAACATATCAGTGTTATGCAAGCTATATCCTTTTGTCCCAGATACAATTTCACATCCTTCTTGCTTAAGCTGTTGGACATAAGTTTTTACGGTTCGGTTAGATACTCCTAACATTACAGCTAGTTCTTGCGATGTGTGCCACCCTGGATATTTTCGTAAATATTCAAGAAGGGCATCTTTCTTAACCATATCATGCTCATTTCTTTTATTTAAATTTTGGCACCATTAGACTCAATCACATTTTTATACCAATAATAACTATCTTTCAGATATCTATTTCCTGTTCCTTTGCCATTGTCGTCCTTATCTACATAAATAAAGCCGTACCTCTTAGACATTTGCTGCGATGAACAAGAGACAATATCAATCGGGCCCCAGGCACAGTATGCAATTACTTTAACCCCATCATTAATAGCGCGACCAATCTGCTCAATGTGTGCTCCTAAATAATCTGACCGATAGTTATCATGAACGGAATTATCTTCTTCCAATTTGTCATATGCACCAAAACCATTTTCAGCAATAATTATCGGTTTCTGATACCTGTCATAATACTGGGATAAGCTATTATAAAGACCTTGCGGATCTACTGCCCAGCCCCAATCACTTTGCTTTAAATTAGGATTTTGAATAGTATCTGCTGGCTGCATTTTATTTACTTTGGAATCAACCATTTTTGAGTAATAATATGATATTGCTAAAAAGTCCATTGGATTTTGTTCAATCAGCTTTAGTTCATCATCATTTATATCCAGATTTATACCGTTATCTTTAAAATAATTCAGCGCGAACTGCGGATACTTGCCTCTAAACTGCAAATCCGTTACAAAATATTGCATTCGATTTTGTTGCATTGCCAGAACTATATCATCTGGTTTACTACTTGCGGGATAAACCGTTCCATCCGCAACCATCGTTCCAATATGAAGATTAGGATTATTAAGTGAACGAGCATAGTTTTTTAACCATGCTGCAGCAACCACCTGGTTATGCATTGCCTGGTAAAGTGCCTGCTGTGTGTTTTGATATTGATCAGCAGCCACACCCACCGAAAGCCAAGGTTCGATTTGAACCATATTAATTTGATTGACAACAATCCAATATTTAACCCTGTCACCGAAATAATCCAGTAAAGTTTTACCGAATTTTTCAAACATTGGGATAACTTTTTTATTTGGCCAACCTCCGTATTTCAAAGTAATGTTAATAGGCGTTTCATAGTGATTCATTGTAATGATTGGTTCAATGCCTAATTCCACCATGCAATCAATCATATCAGAATAATGTTTCAAAGCAGTTTCATTTGGTGTTTCATCATCACCATTTGGAAATATCCTTGACCAATCTAATGAAGTTCTAAATGTTTTAAAGCCCGCATCAGCCAAAAGTTTTAAATCGCTTTTATAAGTATGATAAAAATCAATTCCGTACCGCTTAGGATAGTAATGCTTTTGGTCGTTGCAATTTTCCTTAACTTGTTTAATTGTCATTCCTTGTTCTTCAAGCTTTTGAATTTGCGCATTTGACAGCCCATTAAGATACGGTTGAACATCTGATGAATTTAAGCCTTTACCATCTTCATCAAACGCGCCGTCTGCTTGACTGGCCGCTTGGGCTCCGCCCCATAAAAAACCTTCTTGAAAATAAGGAAATTTATTATTTTTCATCTTTATCATCGTCTTGGCAGCTCCTTATTTATTTTTATCACGTTTTTCAAAAACTTTGATCAAATGATTTACGATATTGTATTCGCTATTAATCGTCATCAAAGTATCTTGAGCATGTGTAAACAAAACGGAATATTCAACAGGTTTGCCTTCAGCTTCTTCTTGAATTTTTGCAGTCTGCAGCCTATGAGCAACCACCAATTTTTTATTAGCCTCTTCCATGTCTTGATGAGCCTTCTCATAATTGTAGTCTGCCACTTCATCTAGTGCTGAAGATATCATCTCTCTTGCATCACCTGCATTTAAAATAATATCCATCGTTTGTTTTATTGCCTGGTCTGAAATACTTTTATCACTCATAACTTTTCCTATCTAAAACTAATCTGCTTTTTCTTGGTCCATTAAACTTTTATCGTATACTTTAAAGAATGGATAATAAATTAAACCACCTACTAAAAATAGTATTAAAGCCAACAAAAGTGCACTCACGGCTGGACTGACAATCCAAGAAACAAATGGAAACGGAATGTACCACATCTGCATCAATGCATGCGGAATTGGTGATAAACCAGCTTTGAACCAAAAGGCAGTAATCAACGGTAAAACAATGCCATTAATCCATAACGGAAGCATTAAATATGGATTCCAAACTATTGTCCCGAATACAACGGGTTCATTAATATTAAAAATTGAAGGTAAAATACATGCTTTCCCTAAAGCTTTTAGTCTTTTGGATTTTGCCAAAAACAGCATCAGCAAAACTAACGGCATTGTACAACCAACGCCACCAATCCACGGAAAGCTATAGATTATTTCACTTGTAAAAATATGCGTAGCTGCGTGACCAGCCGCTACTGCTTTAGCATTGGCAGCAATTCCTGCAAACATCACAGGTTGATCAACTGCTGCTAATACCCAGCCTGATATTCCCATTGAATATATGAAGCACGTGAAAAACAGAAATAATGTAAAGCCCCACCAGGTATCCAAGAATTTTGTTAATGGTGAAAAAATATTAATTATTAATTGATAAAAATCAAAATGAAGAATGTAAGTCAAAATCCAACCAGTTGCAATCACAAGCGCGATTGGCAACATAGAATCAAACCATGAGGTTACAAAATCTGGTAAAGATGTATCTTCACTAAAGAAGCTAAACTTACCAAAAAGTTCCATGATTAAAGCAGCATAAACACCCACAATTAAGGCAACAAACATACCACCTGCACCCAATTCAGAAAACTGATATGAAATTACAGAGCCTGTCTTATCCCACGAAGGATTTGCCAACATTAAAAACAACGCAATTGAAGACAAGCCGGCGATTATTCTCTGTTTATTAATCTTTTTAAATTCCATAAAATTAAATGGAACCAAAAAAGCAATAAAAATTGATACCAAACCAAAAGTAAAACTGCTTATTGGTGAAAGATCCGGCCACCACTTCCAAAAATTACTCGGAATTTCAAGTAAAGTAATCAATGAGCCAACAAAAATAAATGGTAAAACTTCCAGAATAGAATTTTTAATAGTTACAATCCATTGGTTATTAGCTACCTTTTGTGCCTTAGGCGCAAACTTTGTATTCAAAACATTTATAAAGCTATTCATTCTTAACCTCCAAGCAAATTAGCCTAATTCCGATTTCAAATGATCAATGGCACCTTGACCATCTAAAATAGAATAATAATCTGGCTTCATTAAAATAACTTTGACATTACTTGGAACTCGATCTTTAATAGCATCGAATTCTGCCTTTAAGTGCGGTCCTACCATCAATGCATCAATATCATTAGCATAGTCAGCAAGTTCTGCTTCACTTTTAGCCTTTATCTTATAATCCAAACCACTCTTTTTTGCGGCTTTACGCATATTCGCTGCCATAAAACCTGACGAAGCTCCAGAGCCACAAATCAACAAAATATTTTTTGACATTTTAAATTTCTCCTTAACAAAAAATAGGATTATTTTTTACAAGTTTATGATCTCAGAAATATCGCTTTCACTAAAATAATCATTTGCACCCAGAGGGGGAAATGATTTATTAAATACCTGTATTAGAATAATCTGATGTAAGCAAAAAGCCTGCTGTCATTTTTCAATGAAGTCAGGCTATACAAATAAAATGGTAATGGAAGCACTAATTTCTAATTAAGTTTTTTTCCTTGCATAACTATTGGCAATACCGAGTTTTTTACGATATTTAGTCACAACCCTTCTGCTCAAATTCACCCCAGTTTCGGCAAATTTCTGCACAAGCTCTTGGTCGCTCAAAGGAGCAGCAGCATCTTCTCGGACAATCATCTTCGTTAATTCAGCTTCAATCTTTTCCTGTGAAATGTTCTGCACCACCTGCCGTGAAAAAAGGATTTTCATACTAAAAATCTTATTTTGACACTGAATATACTTATCTTTAATGGCCCGGCTAATCGTACTCGGTGCCAGATTCAAGGCCTGGGAAGCCTCTTTAAGACCGATTGCCTTAATTTTTTCTTTTTGCAGTGAAAACAGAAAGTCATGCTGATATTCACCCAAGTATTTACCCAGGCGCAGCATTGTTTTTTGCCGCTGGGCAATTTCATCTTTTAATTCGGTATATTGGCGTTTTTGCTTTAAAAAGTATTCTTTTTGTTCATTGCTGCTTTGTCCCTTGAGGTCGGCAAATGTTTTTTCATCAAAAACCAATTCCGGGATTTGTGCCTGCGCTGTTTCAACGGATAAGCGCTGGTCTTCAATTCGGTAAATCAGATCGGGCAGCAAATACTGTGTCTGCTCACTGCTGAATTCGCTTGCTGGCGTCGGATTTAACGTTTGAATTGCACTCAGTGCTGCCTGCAATTCTGCGGTCGAATATCCGCTCTCTCCCCAAAGTTCAGGCTGTGCTAACAGTTCTAATTGATTATTTTTTAAAAGTGTCAGTGCAGTTTCGTCAAATTTATTTTTCTGCTTGGCTTGAATAAACAAGCACTCGTCCAGATTCTTTCCGCCAATTCCACACGGTTCAAGGCTTTGCAGCAATTTTTTTGCTTTTAGCAAGTCCGTAAGCAGCAATTCCGTTTGCGTTGCCAGGACTGGCAAATCCGCCCGCAAATAGCCGTCTTGATCCAAGTTATAAACCAAAAAAGTTACTGCCTTTTTCTGCTTGCCGGTCCACGAATTTAACCTAACTTGGGACAGCAGGTGATCAACCAGCGACTCACTTCCTTGGTCACCAATCCAATCTAAATTCTGCAGCTCATTTTTAGGCGTTTTGACAGAAACAAAGGGATTAGTTTCTGCCAGATCTTTGACCACATTGATTAAATCGTGCGTGCTATACGATAAAACATTTAAACTTTGTTTTAATTTTGGCGACAAAAAAAGCCGCGTGACTAATTGTTCCTTGGGTTTTAACGCCATTTTTTGCAATTGCACCATCGACTTTTCGCTCCCTATATTAGCATTTAACTCTGAACTTAAAATTTATATTGCAGGTTATTCTGACCACAGCAATTAAATTTCTATACGTACTCAATACTAACATTTTTCTTTTTAAATTTTTTAAGTAATTTTATATCTTTTGAATCTGTAACTAATTGGTCAACTTGTGTGGCTTTACAGCATATAAAACTGCTATATACCCCAAGTTTGTCACTCGTTGCTGGAGCTATTACTTCTTCAGCAGATTTCACCATTTTACTTTTAATTAAAGCTTCTTGCTGGCTATGCATAGTCACCCCAACTTCAGGATGAAAATTATGAATTCCCATAATATAAGTATCTATGCGAAATGTTGACAATGCATCCACAGTTTCTACGCCTAAGCTTATTGCTGCTCTCTTAGCAAAAATTCCTCCAAGAGTAATAATGTTTAAATATTTTTTTTTCAACAATTGAATAGTTATGTACGGGGAATTTGTAATTACTGTTGCTGAAAAATTATCTGGTATTTCTTGTGCTAAATAATAATTAGTGGTTCCCCCATCAATTAGTATTAAGCTATCCTCTTTTAAGAACTGTAGTGTTTTTTGGGCAATTTTCTTTTTGGCATCAACATTAACTGACAGTCTTTGCTCAAACGTAGTAAT
Protein-coding regions in this window:
- a CDS encoding PTS sugar transporter subunit IIB, whose translation is MSKNILLICGSGASSGFMAANMRKAAKKSGLDYKIKAKSEAELADYANDIDALMVGPHLKAEFDAIKDRVPSNVKVILMKPDYYSILDGQGAIDHLKSELG
- a CDS encoding PTS sugar transporter subunit IIC, producing the protein MNSFINVLNTKFAPKAQKVANNQWIVTIKNSILEVLPFIFVGSLITLLEIPSNFWKWWPDLSPISSFTFGLVSIFIAFLVPFNFMEFKKINKQRIIAGLSSIALFLMLANPSWDKTGSVISYQFSELGAGGMFVALIVGVYAALIMELFGKFSFFSEDTSLPDFVTSWFDSMLPIALVIATGWILTYILHFDFYQLIINIFSPLTKFLDTWWGFTLFLFFTCFIYSMGISGWVLAAVDQPVMFAGIAANAKAVAAGHAATHIFTSEIIYSFPWIGGVGCTMPLVLLMLFLAKSKRLKALGKACILPSIFNINEPVVFGTIVWNPYLMLPLWINGIVLPLITAFWFKAGLSPIPHALMQMWYIPFPFVSWIVSPAVSALLLALILFLVGGLIYYPFFKVYDKSLMDQEKAD
- a CDS encoding PTS lactose/cellobiose transporter subunit IIA produces the protein MSDKSISDQAIKQTMDIILNAGDAREMISSALDEVADYNYEKAHQDMEEANKKLVVAHRLQTAKIQEEAEGKPVEYSVLFTHAQDTLMTINSEYNIVNHLIKVFEKRDKNK
- a CDS encoding glycoside hydrolase family 1 protein, whose protein sequence is MKNNKFPYFQEGFLWGGAQAASQADGAFDEDGKGLNSSDVQPYLNGLSNAQIQKLEEQGMTIKQVKENCNDQKHYYPKRYGIDFYHTYKSDLKLLADAGFKTFRTSLDWSRIFPNGDDETPNETALKHYSDMIDCMVELGIEPIITMNHYETPINITLKYGGWPNKKVIPMFEKFGKTLLDYFGDRVKYWIVVNQINMVQIEPWLSVGVAADQYQNTQQALYQAMHNQVVAAAWLKNYARSLNNPNLHIGTMVADGTVYPASSKPDDIVLAMQQNRMQYFVTDLQFRGKYPQFALNYFKDNGINLDINDDELKLIEQNPMDFLAISYYYSKMVDSKVNKMQPADTIQNPNLKQSDWGWAVDPQGLYNSLSQYYDRYQKPIIIAENGFGAYDKLEEDNSVHDNYRSDYLGAHIEQIGRAINDGVKVIAYCAWGPIDIVSCSSQQMSKRYGFIYVDKDDNGKGTGNRYLKDSYYWYKNVIESNGAKI
- a CDS encoding type 1 glutamine amidotransferase encodes the protein MRINILQHTPNEGPGSIIDWADSCGHEVYTYHPYRFGYLPTAAQTDMLVILGGPMSPNDDLPWIKQERELIKQLLAEDKPMFGACFGAQQIAKVLGAAITKSPVKEVGWAPVYLQTGTIPALPKKLLALHWHEEMFDIPAGAELLFSSTGLKNQGFVLKHRVIGLQFHFEPKPNNVREMVVNDFPYIEGSILGQNAAQILAQKVPETNKQVMFQLLDYINA
- a CDS encoding DeoR/GlpR family DNA-binding transcription regulator; the encoded protein is MLKRERQKAILELLDKERQVSSSELIKKFKCSEDTIRRDLRELDQQGLLKRIYNGAIRIGPPITTFEQRLSVNVDAKKKIAQKTLQFLKEDSLILIDGGTTNYYLAQEIPDNFSATVITNSPYITIQLLKKKYLNIITLGGIFAKRAAISLGVETVDALSTFRIDTYIMGIHNFHPEVGVTMHSQQEALIKSKMVKSAEEVIAPATSDKLGVYSSFICCKATQVDQLVTDSKDIKLLKKFKKKNVSIEYV
- a CDS encoding PTS sugar transporter subunit IIA yields the protein MVKKDALLEYLRKYPGWHTSQELAVMLGVSNRTVKTYVQQLKQEGCEIVSGTKGYSLHNTDMLHDHEKNCVPRTSKERVNFIINFFVKNSSAVNLYDLSEKLFVSESAILQDFKKVQSKIKPFGLELQRNGDFWSLVGNESQKRHLLSSLIYSESAGSFNNQDIIQKNFPQIDVDKLKKIILEESSKENIYLNTFDVNNILLHFVIAIDRINQGHEINNGSVDFDFKNNKLGLQIVDRVADEFNIQFSVLDRYELALIIQGALNNKADFAENISSETRALVMDLIDYVWKNYEINLDIASFKKFFSMHLDRLITRSRQQKSNYNPIAKNIKFYSPTIYECAVIIAHRITTKAKIRIDDNEIAYIAMHVGNAIAEQISDRQKLAVAIMIPKYYNNAAVLSNKLQGLEASYINIKDIIYDPNQIKKLGNKIDLLISVDSDYVDSKISTVSISQFLLANDIQALNVAITTKQHQIKKDHFQEKLLRFFDSKNFVVSDDLKTIDQVFELVTNNFVQQGVVDESFINLLFQRESMSSTAFGRVAIPHSLNMSAKKSSGFIIINSHGIKWSGGNEVFLIIALAIDPNNKQLFREVFDELSNVVTDINNVTKLINCKNYSEFIVKLVDLL
- the rpoN gene encoding RNA polymerase factor sigma-54, which produces MVQLQKMALKPKEQLVTRLFLSPKLKQSLNVLSYSTHDLINVVKDLAETNPFVSVKTPKNELQNLDWIGDQGSESLVDHLLSQVRLNSWTGKQKKAVTFLVYNLDQDGYLRADLPVLATQTELLLTDLLKAKKLLQSLEPCGIGGKNLDECLFIQAKQKNKFDETALTLLKNNQLELLAQPELWGESGYSTAELQAALSAIQTLNPTPASEFSSEQTQYLLPDLIYRIEDQRLSVETAQAQIPELVFDEKTFADLKGQSSNEQKEYFLKQKRQYTELKDEIAQRQKTMLRLGKYLGEYQHDFLFSLQKEKIKAIGLKEASQALNLAPSTISRAIKDKYIQCQNKIFSMKILFSRQVVQNISQEKIEAELTKMIVREDAAAPLSDQELVQKFAETGVNLSRRVVTKYRKKLGIANSYARKKT